Proteins encoded within one genomic window of Pongo pygmaeus isolate AG05252 chromosome 6, NHGRI_mPonPyg2-v2.0_pri, whole genome shotgun sequence:
- the LRRC17 gene encoding leucine-rich repeat-containing protein 17 → MRVVTIVILLCFCKAAELRKASPSTVRSRVNHGRAGGGRRGSNLVKRYAPGLPCDVYTYLHEKYLDCQERKLVYVLSGWPQDLLHMLLARNKIRILKNNMFSKFKKLKSLDLQQNEISKIESEAFFGLNKLTTLLLQHNQIKVLTEEVFVYTPLLSYLRLYDNPWHCTCEIETLISMLQIPRNRNLGNYAKCESPQEQKNKKLRQIKSEQLCNEEEKEQLDPKPQVSGRPPVIKPEVDSTFCHNYVFPIQTLDCKRKELKKVPNNIPPDIVKLDLSYNKINQLRPKEFEDVHELKKLNLSSNGIEFIDPAAFLGLTHLEELDLSNNSLQNFDYGVLEDLYFLKLLWLRDNPWRCDYNIHYLYYWLKHHYNVHFNGLECKMPEEYKGWSVGKYIRSYYEECPKDKLPAYPESFDQDTEDDEWEKKHRDHTAKKQSVIITILG, encoded by the exons ATGCGTGTGGTTACCATTGTAATCTTGCTCTGCTTTTGCAAAGCTGCTGAGCTGCGCAAAGCAAGCCCAAGCACCGTGAGAAGCCGAGTGAATCATGGCCGGGCGGGTGGAGGCCGGAGAGGCTCCAACCTGGTCAAACGCTACGCACCAGGCCTCCCGTGTGACGTGTACACATATCTCCATGAGAAATACTTAGATtgtcaagaaagaaaattagtttaTGTGCTATCTGGTTGGCCTCAGGATTTGCTGCACATGCTGCTAGCAAGAAACAAGATCCGCATATTGAAGAACAACATGTTTTCCAAGTTTAAAAAGCTGAAAAGCCTGGATCTGCAGCAGAATGAGATATCTAAAATTGAGAGTGAGGCGTTCTTTGGTTTAAACAAACTCACCACCCTCTTACTACAGCACAACCAGATCAAAGTCTTGACGGAGGAAGTGTTCGTTTACACACCTCTCTTGAGCTACCTGCGTCTTTATGACAACCCCTGGCACTGTACTTGTGAGATAGAAACGCTTATTTCAATGTTGCAGATTCCCAGGAACCGGAATTTGGGGAATTACGCCAAGTGCGAAAGtccacaagaacaaaaaaataaaaaactgcgGCAGATAAAATCTGAACAGTTGtgtaatgaagaagaaaaggaacaatTGGACCCGAAACCCCAAGTGTCAGGGAGACCCCCAGTCATCAAGCCTGAGGTGGACTCAACTTTTTGCCACAATTACGTGTTTCCTATACAAACACTGGACTGCAAAAGGAAAG AGTTGAAAAAAGTGCCAAACAACATCCCACCAGATATTGTTAAACTTGACTTGTCATACAATAAAATCAACCAACTTCGACCCAAGGAATTTGAAGATGTTCATGAGCTGAAGAAATTAAACCTCAGCAGCAATGGCATTGAATTCATCGATCCCG CTGCTTTTTTAGGGCTCACACATTTAGAAGAATTAGATTTATCAAACAACAGTCTGCAAAACTTTGACTATGGTGTATTAGAAGACTTGTATTTTTTGAAACTCTTGTGGCTCAGAGATAACCCTTGGAGATGTGACTACAACATTCACTACCTCTACTACTGGTTAAAGCACCACTACAATGTCCATTTTAATGGCCTGGAATGCAAAATGCCTGAAGAATACAAAGGATGGTCTGTGGGAAAATATATTAGAAGTTACTATGAAGAATGCCCCAAAGACAAGTTACCAGCATATCCTGAGTCATTTGACCAAGACACAGAAGAtgatgaatgggaaaaaaaacataGAGATCACACCGCAAAGAAGCAAAGCGTAATAATTACTATACTGGGATAA